A single genomic interval of Antechinus flavipes isolate AdamAnt ecotype Samford, QLD, Australia chromosome 1, AdamAnt_v2, whole genome shotgun sequence harbors:
- the LOC127543884 gene encoding gamma-aminobutyric acid receptor-associated protein-like 2, which yields MKWMFKEDHSLEHRCVESAKIRVKYPDRVPMIVEKVSGSRIVDIDKRKYLVPSDITAAQFMWIIRKQIQLPSEKAIFLFVDKTVPQSSLTMGQLYEKEKDEDGFLYMAYSGENTFGF from the coding sequence ATGAAGTGGATGTTCAAGGAGGACCACTCGCTGGAACACCGATGTGTAGAGTCTGCCAAAATCCGAGTCAAGTATCCCGACCGAGTCCCGATGATTGTGGAAAAAGTCTCAGGCTCTCGGATTGTTGACATTGACAAGCGGAAGTACCTGGTTCCATCTGATATCACTGCGGCTCAGTTTATGTGGATCATTAGGAAACAGATCCAGCTACCCTCAGAGAAGGCAATCTTCCTGTTTGTGGATAAAACAGTCCCACAGTCTAGCCTAACTATGGGACAACTTTAcgagaaggaaaaagatgaagatgGATTCTTATACATGGCCTACAGTGGAGAGAATACATTTGGCTTCTGA